In Topomyia yanbarensis strain Yona2022 chromosome 2, ASM3024719v1, whole genome shotgun sequence, one DNA window encodes the following:
- the LOC131679003 gene encoding stomatin-like protein 2, mitochondrial, with protein MIRATTRLARSSFRGITATGLTGSNSTGLLDRNFDKGLLQAAQVRYKSTPINTIIMFVPQQEAWIVERMGKFHRILEPGLNVLLPIVDRVKYVQSLKEIAIDVPKQSAITSDNVTLSIDGVLYLRILNPYHASYGVEDPEFAITQLAQTTMRSELGKMSLDKIFRERESLNISIVDSINKAAEAWGISCLRYEIRDIKLPNRVHEAMQMQVEAERRKRAAILESEGVRAAEINVAEGKRQSRILASEAQKQEEINRANGEAAALLAVANARAKGLTMVSESLLSKQGRDAASLAVAEKYVNAFENLAKKNNTLIVPSNASDVTTMVAQALQIYNSLSVGEKMVQNDSPVVNASTADAARGETIKNSE; from the exons ATGATCCGTGCAACTACTAGATTAGCTCGATCATCATTCCGGGGGATTACCGCTACCGGCCTAACCGGCTCAAATTCCACG GGACTTCTAGACAGGAACTTTGATAAGGGACTACTTCAAGCAGCACAGGTCCGGTACAAATCTACACCCATCAACACAATCATCATGTTCGTTCCACAGCAGGAA GCATGGATTGTAGAACGAATGGGTAAATTCCATCGAATACTGGAACCCGGTTTAAACGTTTTATTACCCATTGTCGACCGAGTGAAGTACGTGCAAAGCCTTAAGGAAATTGCAATCGACGTGCCGAAGCAATCCGCCATTACCTCGGACAATGTAACACTAAGCATAGACGGTGTGTTGTACTTGAGAATTCTCAACCCCTACCATGCTTCCTACGGCGTTGAGGATCCAGAGTTTGCCATTACCCAGCTAGCACAAACCACAATGAGATCTGAACTGGGAAAGATGTCCTTGGATAAAATATTCCGAGAACGAGAATCGCTCAATATTAGTATTGTAGATTCCATCAATAAGGCAGCCGAAGCTTGGGGTATCTCGTGCCTTCGATATGAGATCCGTGATATAAAACTGCCCAATCGTGTACACGAAGCAATGCAGATGCAAGTTGAAGCCGAACGTAGGAAAAGAGCCGCAATTCTAGAGTCGGAAGGTGTCCGAGCAGCCGAAATCAACGTAGCAGAGGGCAAACGACAGTCTCGAATACTCGCCTCCGAAGCTCAAAAGCAGGAAGAAATCAATCGAGCTAATGGTGAGGCTGCGGCACTCCTAGCGGTAGCAAATGCTCGAGCCAAAGGTCTAACCATGGTATCGGAGTCGCTGCTGTCCAAACAGGGTCGTGATGCTGCCTCATTAGCCGTTGCTGAGAAATATGTTAATGCGTTTGAAAATCTGGCGAAAAAGAACAACACATTAATCGTTCCATCGAATGCCTCGGACGTAACGACAATGGTGGCCCAGGCGTTGCAAATCTACAACAGTCTGTCGGTCGGTGAGAAGATGGTACAGAATGACAGCCCTGTTGTAAACGCATCGACGGCGGATGCTGCCCGTGGCGAAACGATAAAAAATTCAGAGTGA
- the LOC131678997 gene encoding pre-rRNA-processing protein TSR1 homolog, with amino-acid sequence MAIETIHKAGAWKQTNKSHKHGKHSSKRALDRIAKGKANVKSVTKKTKRELGREDRRRQANQIRKNKRQEAISLKRALGGATTAPFLTCVLPLHANVDTNSALAIIEGCDEEATIQKLSNGIRYINVPRFRQRFSFLCPQTGHGRELEILDSLKVCDSTILLISATEADDDVIDKVGAKILNMALSQGLPTPMVCLMDLESIAPKKRCQVKANVQKAIATVLPDEKLMSLDTSTDGLNLLRRVGGQKRKILHNKANRPHLLGENVEYVSEIGEQHVGTLKITGFLRGVPLSVNQLVHIPGLGDFQMSDIYTLDDPYKMRKNDEEMSSTNLKLLAKANPQKQTSLQRENIPDEMDAEQTWPTEEEIEASKNENKKKLIKRIPKGMSDYQAAWIPDIEEVSENDSDDDDDDDEDDEDSYMSCESDTESKAEEDAEEDEEFDEVSISDGPVSADKYDNQMDMEEDKRTLAKIQAAKDDEVFPDEVDTPANIPARERFRKYRGLESFRTSPWDVKENLPLDYARIYQFKNFDRTKRRIIKEAQDIDDGVMPGWYIQIHVINVPQDLWNTYISAGNGTHFVVYGLLPHEHQMSVMNVCLKRTPNSTIPIQSKERLIVQCGYRRFIVNPIFSQHTNADKHKYERFFRPGMTVVATFFAPIQFPPAPVICFRENPDTSLAMVATGSIINCSPDRVVLKRAVISGHPFKIHRKSAVIRYMFFNPEDIEYFKPCKLRTKLGRLGHIKESLGTHGHMKCVFDTQLKSHDTVLLYLYKRVYPKWTYEDCIVSCEVMQE; translated from the exons ATGGCTATCGAAACAATTCATAAAGCGGGAGCTTGGAAGCAAACCAACAAATCCCACAAACACGGGAAACACTCTTCAAAGCGAGCACTGGATCGGATCGCCAAAG GGAAAGCCAACGTTAAATCCGTAACgaaaaagaccaaaagagaGCTCGGTCGGGAAGATCGTCGTCGTCAGGCTAATCAAATTCGTAAAAATAAGCGTCAGGAAGCGATATCACTGAAAAGAGCATTAGGTGGTGCAACGACGGCTCCGTTTTTAACCTGTGTATTGCCGCTACACGCGAATGTCGATACGAATTCGGCTCTAGCCATAATTGAAGGCTGCGACGAGGAAGCAACTATCCAGAAACTTTCCAATGGAATTCGTTATATAAA TGTGCCCCGATTTCGTCAGCGTTTCTCTTTCTTGTGTCCTCAAACGGGTCACGGACGTGAACTGGAAATTCTCGATTCACTTAAAGTATGCGATTCGACCATACTACTTATTTCTGCAACCGAGGCTGACGATGATGTGATTGATAAAGTCGGTGCGAAAATCCTAAACATGGCACTTAGTCAAGGATTGCCAACTCCGATGGTCTGCCTAATGGATCTGGAATCGATTGCCCCTAAGAAGCGATGTCAAGTTAAGGCGAACGTACAGAAAGCTATCGCAACGGTTCTACCTGATGAGAAACTAATGTCGTTGGATACTAGTACCGACGGATTGAATTTACTCCGTCGAGTTGGAGGACAGAAAAGGAAAATTCTGCACAATAAAGCAAATCGGCCGCACTTACTCGGGGAAAACGTGGAATATGTTTCGGAAATAGGCGAACAGCACGTTGGAACGCTAAAAATTACCGGATTTTTGAGAGGTGTTCCTTTATCGGTTAATCAACTGGTTCATATTCCGGGTTTGGGAGATTTCCAAATGTCAGATATCTACACACTGGATGATCCTTACAAGATGAGGAAAAATGATGAAGAaatgtcttcgacaaacttgaaGCTGTTGGCCAAAGCAAATCCGCAGAAGCAAACAAGTCTACAAAGAGAAAACATCCCGGATGAGATGGATGCGGAGCAAACATGGCCAACAGAAGAAGAAATTGAAGCATCTAAGAACGAAAATAAGAAAAAGCTGATTAAACGCATTCCTAAAGGTATGAGTGACTATCAGGCGGCATGGATACCGGATATTGAGGAGGTCTCTGAAAACGATagcgatgacgatgatgatgatgatgaagatGACGAGGACAGTTATATGTCATGCGAATCGGACACCGAAAGTAAGGCAGAAGAAGATGCTGAAGAAGACGAAGAGTTTGATGAGGTCAGCATATCTGATGGTCCAGTATCCGCCGACAAGTATGACAATCAGATGGACATGGAAGAGGATAAAAGAACTTTGGCAAAGATTCAGGCTGCTAAAGATGATGAAGTCTTTCCGGATGAGGTTGACACTCCTGCGAATATCCCAGCAAGGGAACGATTCCGTAAATACCGCGGATTGGAATCCTTCCGAACCTCTCCTTGGGATGTAAAGGAAAATCTTCCTTTGGACTACGCTAGAATCTAtcagtttaaaaattttgatcGCACCAAAAGGAGAATTATCAAGGAAGCTCAAGATATAGATGATGGAGTCATGCCCGGATGGTATATTCAGATTCACGTCATTAACGTTCCTCAAGATTTGTGGAATACCTACATTTCGGCTGGGAATGGCACCCACTTTGTCGTCTACGGTTTGCTACCCCATGAACATCAAATGTCTGTCATGAACGTATGCCTTAAGCGAACTCCCAATTCCACAATCCCCATCCAATCCAAGGAACGTTTGATCGTTCAATGCGGCTACAGGCGGTTTATTGTTAATCCTATATTTAGTCAGCACACAAACGCCGATAAACATAAGTATGAACGTTTCTTCCGCCCTGGTATGACTGTGGTTGCTACGTTCTTCGCTCCAATTCAATTTCCACCTGCTCCGGTGATCTGTTTCCGCGAAAATCCAGACACCTCACTAGCGATGGTTGCCACGGGCAGTATAATCAACTGCAGTCCGGATCGAGTGGTACTAAAGCGTGCTGTGATCAGTGGGCATCCGTTTAAGATCCACCGGAAGTCGGCCGTCATTcgttacatgtttttcaatccGGAAGATATTGAGTACTTCAAACCGTGCAAGCTAAGGACCAAGCTTGGACGGTTGGGTCATATCAAGGAATCGCTGG GAACTCATGGTCACATGAAGTGCGTATTTGATACGCAACTAAAGTCACACGATACGGTGCTTTTGTACCTTTACAAGCGAGTTTATCCGAAGTGGACTTACGAGGACTGCATTGTTTCATGTGAAGTGATGCAAGAGTGA